Below is a genomic region from bacterium.
AACCGCAAGAACGCGCTGCTCGCCAAGGAAATACAGGCGAACAAGGACAAGGCGAACTTCTTCGCGCAGAAAGGAGGCAAGATGCGGCTTGTCGCGAAGAAGATGCGGAACCTCGTCGAGGAGATGGAGGAAGAGAAAGTCGATGTGCGAAAGGAAGACAAGACTATCCGGCCCTTCACCATTCCCGCCCAGCAGGGTCTTACCGGGGAGATTCTCAACATCAGTTCCTTCATGCGCACGAAGAATCATAAGGCGGTGAAGCACAAGGCGCGGGTGATTCTCTCCCGCGGCCAGCATCTTCTCGTTAAAGCCCCGAACGGGTACGGGAAGACGACGCTTCTTGAAGCGATCGCGTCGGGGAAGGCGGAAGGAGCGAATGTGCAGGAAGGAGTGAAGATCGGCTATTATCGGCAGGATTTCTCGACGCTCAATTTCGAACACACCGCATACGAGTCGCTTATGAAAGGAATGGGCCAGCCGGATGAGCAGAAGCTCCGGGCCGTCGCCGCAGGCTTTCTCATTACGGGCGAGGCGCTCAAAAACAAGATCGGCAGCCTCTCGGAAGGGCAGAAGGGCCTGGTCGCGTTTGCGGGGCTGGTGCTTTCCTCGCCCGGCCTCCTCATCCTCGACGAGCCGACGAACCATATCAATTTCCGGCACTTGCCGGTGATTGCAAAAGCCTTAAGCGAGTATGCGGGCGCGATGGTGCTTGTCAGCCACGCGGAAGAGTTCATGGCGCAGATACGGATAGACGAGATTCTTGATATGGAGAAATAACCCCGTCGGATTCTGTCTATAAAATGCCCCTGAATAAATGAACCGTATGGCCAACCGGAATCCCTTGATGGTAGAGCTCCGCGGCTTCTCCCGCGGAGACCTTGAAAGGAGTGAGTAGTTTCTTCACTTCCTCGCCGCTTACCTGAAAGGATGGATTCTCGATACCTGCCTGATGCAGCGCTTCTTTGCTTTCCGTATACCGATAGAAATCGAAGCTGGTACCATATGCCTCCTCAAGACGGTGATAACCCTCGAAATCTATGAGCGCTTCCGTTTGTTCCTTGAACCCCACCACCACTTCCTCCATACGGTATCCGCATGCGGCGAAGAGCTTCCGTACTTCTTCGAGCGGCATCCTGCCGCCGAGTTCCGTGATGATTGAACCCCCTTCAACAAGTATATTCTTCGCGCTTTGGAGAAAAGCATATTGCGCGCCAAGGGCCCATCCCAGGAATTCTTCCGGGGGATGATAGCCCTCGTACGTACCGACCATAAGGAACGTCCCCTTTTCCGCGCCCTTTGTCAGATCTTCTTCGCCGGTAGCGGGGAGATTCGGGATATTACCATGAACGAACTCGACTTTCTTTCCGGTCTTTTCAATAGGTTCGCAAAACGACCCGACGACAGGAGTGATCGTAAGATCTTTGTTCGTAATCGTATGGTGTAAGTTGTAGATCGTACCCTCGAGTATCCCTTCATCTATATCGGTGACGATGAGTTCTTTTACGTCTTGGTCGAAGATCCTGGCGATAGCGATTGCTTCTACCCCGCTGCAGATACCGACGATGCTAATGCGCTCCGGCTGACGTCCTTCTTGTTCGAGCATTGTCCTGAAATGCTTCATGCCTACT
It encodes:
- a CDS encoding ATP-binding cassette domain-containing protein encodes the protein MAREETVVRFEDVSFEYGHNKPILEEVNFGVRTGMKVAVMGQNGAGKTTLFELIAGTKSPESGRVLLSSGATIATAKQVIPRGDLDLSVRAFFEKCFPKKVYDIDPKIETVLDAVGLKAPLDRTLRTFSGGQQARLLLAYALIQSPDILLLDEPTNNLDAGGIRHLTEFLTGYPKTVVVISHDAEFLNAFTEGVLYLDAYTRKVEQYFGNYNDVQRDIEARIERENRKNALLAKEIQANKDKANFFAQKGGKMRLVAKKMRNLVEEMEEEKVDVRKEDKTIRPFTIPAQQGLTGEILNISSFMRTKNHKAVKHKARVILSRGQHLLVKAPNGYGKTTLLEAIASGKAEGANVQEGVKIGYYRQDFSTLNFEHTAYESLMKGMGQPDEQKLRAVAAGFLITGEALKNKIGSLSEGQKGLVAFAGLVLSSPGLLILDEPTNHINFRHLPVIAKALSEYAGAMVLVSHAEEFMAQIRIDEILDMEK